The following coding sequences are from one Eleginops maclovinus isolate JMC-PN-2008 ecotype Puerto Natales chromosome 13, JC_Emac_rtc_rv5, whole genome shotgun sequence window:
- the LOC134875394 gene encoding chemerin-like receptor 2 has translation MFLNASFPLLKPSKNDQASIKEAEAIMENISIVLYAVTVLLGIPGNSIVIWVVRFKLKPKVTNVWLVNLAIADLIFCITRIFSLTKNLFFDHWPFGIFICKFNGFFKYANMFCSVFLLAVISVDRALCVWHPVLTKRHRSIWAARVVAFCVWCSAIILSTPYFVYRKVYLGKNNLSKCSLEVKEGNTIAKPILYSIRFLFGFMLPFLVILICYILSAIGIRRTRIAGKSRPLRILASLVAAFFLCWAPYHCLLLVKMVDNKNSVLKIWHPLAKGVAFLNSCVNPLLYFCMGLEVRGRFRHSLARVYSRALADYVEGQVTQSHDQSRDESSGPKHSTAVVAGSSHTIV, from the exons ATGTTTCTCAATGCCTCCTTTCCACTCCTGAAGCCTTCCAAGAATGACCAGGCATCAATTAAGGAGGCTGAAGCCATAATGGAAAACATCTCCATTGTCCTCTACGCTGTTACTGTCCTGCTTGGCATCCCAGGGAACTCCATAGTGATCTGGGTGGTTAGATTCAAACTCAAG CCAAAGGTAACCAACGTGTGGCTGGTGAATCTGGCGATAGCAGACTTGATCTTCTGCATCACGAGAATCTTCTCCCTCACTAAAAACCTCTTCTTCGACCACTGGCCATTTGGCATCTTCATCTGCAAGTTCAACGGCTTCTTCAAGTACGCCAATATGTTCTGCTCCGTCTTCCTGTTGGCTGTGATCAGTGTGGACCGAGCCCTGTGCGTCTGGCATCCCGTCCTCACAAAGCGGCATCGTAGCATATGGGCCGCCAGAGTGGTGGCTTTCTGTGTTTGGTGCTCAGCGATCATCTTAAGCACTCCATACTTTGTCTACCGCAAAGTCTACCTGGGGAAGAACAACCTGAGCAAGTGCTCTTTGGAGGTGAAGGAGGGAAATACCATTGCTAAACCAATTCTCTACTCAATCCGCTTCCTCTTTGGCTTCATGCTGCCTTTCCTGGTCATCCTCATCTGTTACATCCTTTCAGCAATTGGTATCCGTCGCACCCGCATCGCAGGGAAGTCTCGCCCCCTGCGCATATTGGCATCATTAGTTGCTGCCTTCTTCCTCTGCTGGGCGCCTTACCACTGCCTCCTGTTGGTGAAGATGGTGGACAACAAGAACTCTGTACTGAAAATCTGGCACCCTTTGGCGAAGGGCGTCGCCTTTTTGAACAGCTGTGTTAACCCGCTGTTGTACTTCTGCATGGGGTTGGAAGTGAGGGGGCGGTTCAGGCATAGTCTCGCGCGGGTGTACAGTAGAGCTCTGGCAGACTATGTGGAAGGACAGGTGACCCAATCCCACGACCAATCTCGGGATGAAAGCAGCGGGCCAAAGCACAGTACTGCTGTAGTGGCAG